The Acanthopagrus latus isolate v.2019 chromosome 11, fAcaLat1.1, whole genome shotgun sequence genome segment gtgggaaagggaaagagaaagagagcacaAGAAAAAACTGCCCTTCACCTGCTGTGTGTACTCTCCTCAagtctgtgacatattctaaagatacagacattaaaattgTAGTGAACTGAGTGTATGATGTTGATATGACTGTCTACAGGTCATTTTCAAGCCCATTTTTGTGGAGAACCATGGTAAATGTCTgcaaccaaaaaaataatacaattttgaGCAGAAACAGTTGTGGTAACTAAAAGGATGTTTTCCCTTCACAGACATGTCAGAAATGAGCCACAGGAATACGAATACAGGCTCCACAAACTAGCAAGAATCAGATCCGTAGATGCCACAAATTACTACAATATTCAGCTAGAAGCTTATCACAGAATAGATTAGAAGCTTTTCACATGGAGAGGTTTGTGGCCttatccacacacaaacacataatgtCAGAGGTTAAGTAAATATATATTGTCGTTTATGGATTGTTGAAGGGCAGTTCATTAATGTGGGTGAAAAATGAGGTGGCAGTGGTCCCTAATGTTTCATTTACACCACTTACAATCCCTAACACAAAAATGACTCCACATTAAGGACATTTCAATCCCAACATCCTACTCATAATGTAGCAGATTATACAGTGAACATAAACTGAACAATAGAttaagaaatatgaaaaataagaaatcatGTGGAATTGTGTGAGAATAAAGAGGAATTCTCAAAACCAATTAGAccaaaaaatattatattaaattgCAGAGCAACTAccaaatatatcaatatatcttATTGAAACATCCGTAGTGAAACACTGAAGCCTTTCAGGCTAGGTCTGGATTAGCCCAAACCATGTGTAAAAAACCTTGTTAGAATCTGAAAAATGGTCAGTCAGtctaaatataaacatatgaaTTCATGTAATGAATTTCCAACAAGCAACCACCTGCCCCCAGGAGTGAAGCCCACCCTGACATGACCTGGGGTTAAAAGGCCAAGGGTCAAAGCAACTACATGCCATTGGGTGACTACTCAAAGACTGAACCATGTGTTCTAGCTGATGGATATGACATTAGTGGTCACTTACGTAATAACCAACGACAAACTATTTGTTTTGCTAGGAACCCTCGTATGGATTTGGATTTCAAGTCTCATTAAGGTAGCTATTAAAACACAGAGCTGTGGGTTAACAGTTAAATTTATCTttaaaacttaataaacaattttttaaatcttcattGATATTACTTaattttagtgaaaaaaaaactagtaTAACTACTGTCCACtttttgctttgaaaaacatttgtatCTTTTGTTAAGTTGATCCCATTTTCAGCTTCTGACTCAACCTAATTTTCATACAGTTTGACTCAAACCTACATAATGCATCTGTTCATGATCAGCAAATTATTCACTGTCCATCATTCACCTTTATTTGTCTCCAGTCTACCACTTGGTATGACAAGATTCACTCTTGCATTAGTAAACCAAAttggatgttttgtttcctgtctttaccTTATTGTGAATAGCTGAGCCACTGCAGAGCAGAATCACCTGGGCGCAGATCAGAGCGATGAACAGGTTCTTATGGATAGACGTCCTGTCAGATTTGGGGATGCTATGAATAGAGAAAGGGAtaactttgatttatttacacaGATTTTATCCTAAAATGGTCAAGTgaccataataataataataataataataataataataataataataataataataataatatctagAAACTCAAAAAAAGTCTTTGCAAGCAGCCTTTCAAGTCTGAAATCAAGAGAAAAACTTCAGAGCAATCCATCGACcagatgtaaatatatttaatcCTGTACAAGTGTTGGACTGATGGTTGGACTTTCCATCACTAGAGTGAAAAATCAGTTAATATCTCAGGCTATTAAATGACCTGACTCTGACTCCATTGATTCATTTCTATTGTTGGTAAGAAGGTAAGATGTGTCtaagattttaacattttcccaTTTAAACTTGTAATTTCAAACCACTGTTTCAAGTTCTTTTCCAATATATTTCAAGTCTGGTTTCTAAATAATACTATGCTAAAAGGTATATGTACAAGATAGCCTTAGATTGTACCATCTTTGGTAATAAACACATattctgtctttaaaaacattacatatttCCATTTCAGCTCTCCGTTCAACAGACAGATAAATCTGGTTTACAGCGGTAAATGAACTGAAGAGCCTCTCATTACCTGTTGAAGAGGTTCAGCCTATCTAGACTAATTTCATAAGCGCATCACTGCCTGTGACCACCATAATTCCATGGTGTGATTATGCACGCATCTATGGGCATGTGTACCTCTACTTTATGtatgttaaatgtgtgtatttaagtACACAAATGCATGTACATCATCCACCAGCATGAGCGTGAAATGCATGGCTGCACTCTCTGATTTCAGGACAGTCATAAATCGTCAgggcagctctcctccagcAAACTGTGATCCCTCAGTGACCCTAATGTTAATTAACAGCTGCAGGATACCGCCATAAACCTTCAGCGTAGACTCACATGTAGACCACAGTAATTACTGGATTAGCTCTAGTCAATACTCACAGCAGCCTGAGGAACAGAGCAGAAGCAACACAATGCTGATATAAAgatatctctctctttttatatgGGAGACATCAAAACTATGATAAGCTCTGACAGTGGTGTTTTTACCATATTCTCAAGTCCCAGTTCTCATAAGCGCAGAAATACAACACAggccacatttttatttatcagtaTCTGCAAATATACTGCAAATGTTAATTCAATTCTTGATAATTTGGCCCAGGGAAAAAGACATTAGGTAGCTATGGTGGTAGGTAAGCAGGACAGAAAAATCAGATACTCACTCCAGCACAGTGAACAACATTAAGGTCACCACCAGTGCACACAGAGACGCGCCAGAGCCAATGAAAGTCAGCTTAGTCAAAATAAGCTCTTGCTCAGGACTCCACTGAGACAGAGGGGAAAGGTAGTtgtgggaggcagagagaacaaaggagaaagagaggagaatgTTGTCAAAGCATCACAGGCTTAAATCATCACGTCTTCTCAGACACTAAATTGATGCCTCAAAGCTGAATTTGTGAACAGCtaaatgcatgtaaatgtacaaTTTAAAATTGTCAATGCTCTTGATGGTTTTAGCACTTTTACCAATAGATTCATCAAAAGAATAGGCACACTGGGAGTGATGCCTGCTGGTTAATATGGTGTCCTACAAATCCTATTTTTAGAGGTCAAAGATCAAAAGCTGGATCTGGATTTCACAGTAACAGAATTTTGACTTAAATATATGTCaaaagaagggaaaaacaaCTAATGACATATGATCGACCTGACAaaaattttcatttcatcaataTATCTATTTTCCATCTTGCAAGGTCTAATTTAATATGTGTGCACAGCatcacaacacatttcacaAGTTACCTTCGACTCAAGATAATTCATGAGCACCGCAAAGTTGGTGGTGTGGTTACATAGACAGGAAGTGACGCCAGAACCCGCAAAGGTCACCTTGCAACCATCGCTAGACCAGCTATTGGTATGATTGTGCctaaaacacatacacacaaacacaaattcagtaATTAGttccagagagaggagacatttATGCttaaacatgaataattaaGTATACATATGTGAGTACCATATTCATCCATCTAACGATACCTAATTTGGGACTGAGTAACATCATATGTACATTCATTGAATCTGACTGTGATCCAAATTCAGAtacacagtgaaatgtgtcttAATTAAGATCACACAATAATAGACCACCTCTTCATTATTTCCTAAATGCCTCAATCTTCATCGCAGAAACACATTAATCTAACAGGGCTGTTTATGTTACTGTGTTGTTGGGCAAACTTACATCAAGCTGAAATTCCAAAAGGCACAAACAGGAGTAACACGCTGTGAATACTCCACCtagaagcagaaacacatgcTTGTActtgtttttccatctctgaCTATTTACCTTGGACTCTAAGAAGCCAAAGAGACATGGACAAAAGCCATGCACTGCTAGCCAGGAGATAATAATGTCTGTAGCAACATATTACATTTAGAGAGATTATCAAAGGTCAAGAACTTGACAATAACTTAACTGCTATTTCCAAAGAATGACtcctttttgataaaatgtctgTCATCAACATGAATTTCAGTTTCAAGCCAGAGCTTAATGTTTCACAATGTTCAAAACGTTCAGAAAAGTATCCATCCTAACAAGGTGATAAGATTGCTATCATAAACCTTATatgcttatttttttccctccactgtCAATGTGCTGTCCAGCTGCCCCAAGCATAATGAATCTGGTCTAATTATGtccaaaatatatatttgattacACCCAATTACACCCCTGAACAACAGACTATACCACATGTGATGAAGACAGGGTGAACTCGACGGCAACAGGGATGGTTTGGGCTTTGGATCCATCACGGATGGTAGCAGATATGACAGCAGAGGCCAGGTGACCTGGGAGGATTCTGGAAAGGCAGACAAGGGTTGCAGCTTACTTATCTATCTTACAATCTAAAATGTcgtaaaaacatgaaaagtttAAATCCAAACCACTGGTATCCACTGTCCAAACCCTGCACCATAATTGGTTGAGATGAGAACAAACACTAAGAACTCCTTATTTTAACTTTAGCATAAAAAAGCACCTGCAGAcaaaaaaagctgtttacaGAGCTTTGGTGAGCTGTCAATCAGTCCAAATTATACATTAAAAGTACACGtttgtcaaaatgtgttcatgttgaGCAAACTTTTGATTTTGAAGGTGAACAGCCAGACGCAGTGACAATTTGCATGTGACATTCAGTAAAATGCTTCCACATTTTACGGTGGGTGGGTTGTGGTAGCAATGCTTTGTGTAGCGAGAAACCCTTAAAATGAGATCTAGACAAGAGCGCTGGAAAACACTGCATGGAAAAGAAGAGGAGTACACTATCATTGACTTAATTATAGCTATTGTTATTCTATTAGAACAGAGCCTGTCCAGGCCATTTTTAATGCACCTCAAGTCAAAGTTTCTGCTGATTAGAAGCTTGTATCACATCCAGAACTGATAAGCtatcattcatattcatactgTGAATAAGATACACTGTTGAAACTCGTCATCAGTGTTTATGAGTTGACTTAAAATGGTCTGAAGAtttaagagaaaacaacagGCAAACAACAGTCAACCTTTTAACTTTCTCTTGGTGACTCAGTGGAGGCTCCTGGGCTTCAGACACAATCTCACTCAGACGGCTGAAATGGGTATGAATAAACATCAGTTCTTTATATCCTGGttagagagaggaagaaaaaataagttgttttttttagcatttagtaatacaaaatattttgcTGAGCATCAATTTAGTTTGCACAGTGTTAGACTTTGAACAACAATTTTACACCCAATAGCTGCTTAATGCAAACATATTACTTTGTTACAAGGAGTTTTATTTACCCGTCTGCTTGAAGTTCTGTCCCCAGAATGTTTGTCAATCTTTTTAAATTCTGATTATAGTTTGTAGTTCCAACAACAGTTCCTCATTCTGGAAACATCTGGGTAAACTCTATGAGCTCTACAGTAAAAAATGCATTGACTTCAACGTGAGTTTATTCACTTAATTAAAGTAATGTTAGGTAATCATTTACACAtaacattaaatacaatttaaatgtgACTATGATCGATATCTTGATCTAAATCTACTTGAAGGATGTGTAATATATGGGCATGAAATATTCTGGCTATAAAACAGTAGCAAAAATGGCAATTATAAATTGAGTGTGTgagaacatactgtatgtttttccgCCTTATTGGCCTCTAGGACATGTGCATTTTTTATGTGTCCGTGTGTTTCCTACCCAGTGTGTGGATCCTCTGGAGCTCAGTGTCAGGGATGAGCAATTCATCCTGACCACTGCTGCTGGCGGTGAGAGACCCGACTGCAAATGGCTTGAAGACCTGATGACAATTCTCTTCAGACAGCTTCTGCCACTTTATGTACACATCTGgcaaaaaagacagcagaggacacccagaaaaacagagagaaattgACAATAAAAGCAACCGTCAGGAGAAATGCAAGGCTTTTTCTCTGTGCTGCAAAGTCAAGAGCTCCAATTGGAATGGATCAGTAACATTATATATGGTGGATTTATTAGCGTACTGAATATTATTCCCTGAATTCCGTGTAACCTGCGTAAGTGATCCtgataataatatatttttttatagaAGCTTTGACATTAATCATTACCTATATTCTTGGTGGAGAGAGTGAAGCCTCTTCTCCCAGCAGATAGCATATCTGCAAGAGTTTCAGTGAGATGGTCAATGCTCTTGACAATAGTAAAAGGCCCCACGTTGACCTGTACAAGAAATACAGACCACACAACACAAAGTCAGATCCAGACTGATCCAGAGAATGAATGACTTTATTGGGTTAAGAAAGGGTTGAGAAATGTATTCTATCTTATCAATACCCTCAGCATATATACACAATGGATCTTGTAAAGATAGAAAGCAACTAATGGGTTGAATCCCAGCTACAAATAAGGTTTGTCCATACAACCCAGAAACATCTTTGGTTTATTGTCCTGTCTGGTTGGACCAGATTTTCAGATTTGGTTGGTTACAATGCAATGCCAAAATACTTCCCAAGGTACACcgtatctgtttttttttttttttttttggggggggggggggctaaaaaaaaaaatctgaaagtgaaaacaaacccTGCAAATCAAATACACCTTAGAGATTTCTTGGgcaaatagataaataaatcacacactCACCCCATCCTCACTAAGACCCATCCACTTTGTAGCCATATGGGGCTCCAATATTAAACTCGCCATCTTTACATAGTTGGTAGCAATGGAAACCATGACTTCTGCTGCATCGACTCTGGCAGCGAGAGGGCTAGCCAGTGCAGGCAGGTCCATCTCAATCATCTGGGTGAGGTAGAGGACATCACTAGCAGTGAGGAGGTTTGGGCCACCAGCCTCCAATGTATGTAGAACAGACTGGGTCAGCTGCTGTAGCAAGGTCAGATCTCTGTCCCAGGAGGTGTTAAcactcagctcctccatcacaTAAGGAAAAGAAGGATAAATACATTCTTTTAAACTTCATTACCTTGATGAAGGTGGCTGCAATGTAGCACTGCCACTTCACTAATCCCTTGTCACTCCTCAGGATCATAACTGCTTCAGTTCATCAATTACAACAGATTATTAGAAACATTAGGGAAGTTAATCAGAAAAGGTATTTAGGCTCCTAAAATTGTAACAAGATTATTAGTAcctagtagtagtagtagtgttgCACAGCCTAAATTAAACTTCATAATGAGTGTCTGTATTTCTGAAAAATTGTGAAAGTCTGTTTGCTGTTCTTTATCACGTCACTTTATACCGTCTTCTCTGTATTCAGTATCACCCACTAGATAAACTGTCCAACTCACAGGTTTGGTTAGAGGATTCTTGCTCAATCTATTGAAGAATGGTGTCTTCGGTAAAGTGATAACATCCAACACTTCTGTAGAcaagagacaaataaaatacaaattattacAGGGAAACACAACACTCACCCATAAACATTTGTAATGATTCAACAGTCTTTGCTATCTTGACACTATGTCGACAATGACtaattaattttattcattattcatcttAATTATTTAATGGTAGAATTTATTACAGGACTACTGTGTTGGATTGCATGACAATGTCCAGGTCATGCTCTTTTTCATTGGTCTCTCTGGGTCAGATACAGCAGACCAAATAATCATGTTACATTGagaataaaatgcataaaaaatcatggacattattattatcattactgtaATTATCATTGGTACCTTTCTTAAATTGGCAGACAGCCCCTTTGGATGAGTCGCACTTGGCAAGGCCCCAACTCCCCACAACAGGGTCAAAGATGCCACAATCCTCATCAGATTGAGGGCTATGGAACAACTCAAAGGAAATGGTTTGATTCTGCAAAGAATTTCCATCCAGGATGGACTCCAAGAATGAGCTTCCTAGTGGAGGATATTCTAAATGTTAAGTTCTTGAAAAATTAGAGTGACATCTCAAGACTGAACACCATATTTCATCACAGTAGCATGGATAATTCTTCACAACAATCGTGCTaagactaaaaacaaaaagcttgtcGAGATGTAATTCAGAGGACAAATGGGCAGGTTTTTCCTGGCCACAAAATATCCTGAACATGTCCCAACAAAGTAAAATCAAACTGCACAGCATCAAATTACATCATTGCTCCTTAAGCCGACAAGTTTTAGTTATTAAGTACTACATTTAAACAATGACCAACATTTAGACTTGATTTCACTTCAATAAGCATTTTCTGATCTGTCACCATTATGGCAAGAGTCCAATTAGCTGTTTGCAAAGAAATTTTGGTTAAAATTAGGAAAAGGTTTTCGGAATGGCAAACAAATTATGGTTTAAAGCAGGCACTTACATTTCTTGCATATCGCTAGGAAAGTTTACCGTCATGGAAGACAAGATAAAGTAAACACTTCAGTTTCAGGAGCTGGTATGATGAGAAAGCAAGAATTGTAATGTACTGACTGCCATGTTGGTTGAAGCCCaatgactgaaaaaacatgTCCTTCAAGAGCTATTACACACAAACTCTGATTCCGCACATTGATctttaaaatactgtaaaattaaCTGAAACACTGTAACTGAATATTACTGAAGGAGAGCAAGCTCAATATGCCATCGGCATGTTCAGTTCCAGGAGGGGGAGTCTGTGTTTTGGCTTTTCATTGCTCACTGGGGAGCATGATGTCAGAACAGGAGAAGTTTGTTTTGAAGGGTGGGATTCAGAGTGACGTGAGTCCCAAAACATTTACAAGAACCATTAGAAACATTACAGTCTGCCAATTACAGCTCGGCCGTCGTCCCTCCTATTCATTGGAGCGTGAAAGCAAGTGAGAGCAAGACAGACAGatttctcctttccttcagtcTCATCAAGTTTCTAGTAGTGCTTAATCCTGAGAGGTTTGCATGTGTGAGGTTTGCCACAAACTGAGATAGAATTagtgctttttgctttttgctgttCTCAGTCTGAGTCACTTAATGACACGTATCTGCCAATACCAAGTCttaaacatgtatttgataTGTTCCTACATACCTGCAAGGTGTGTGCGTAACTTGGGTAGTGTTGAAGAATAATGTCACTTAATATTCATAACATCTGCTGCTTGCATATACAATAAACTTCAGTCATACAAATTATTCTTAGTAAACGCAACAGTTCTTCCttcattttggttttttgttttaattatgctTCTTTGGTCAATGCTTGGTAATGTAGACTAGTTTAAACAAAAGCCAACTTGATGTATTTATGTGCTGTaaacaagctttaaaaaaatgtaaaggtcAGGTAGGACGATTtctaaaattatttaaaatcgGTGAATTTAGCAGTTCACCTGTCTTTTCAAATACAGGCACTGTAGCTATAGATTGGGACAGTGTCTTATGTCAGTCAATAAAAGATCATAAAAAATCTTGAATAGATCACAAACGGCCAAAACAACACTTGGTCATCATTCTTATCGTCTATGTCCTCTGCAATAAAGTGCTCTTGCAGCAATATGTTCTCATACTTAAGCTGCAACCAGCATtgatagaaataaaacatttataaatgaagAGATATTACAGGAGTGTGGCTGTAGATAAAGATGAAGCAGAGATCGGATTTGGGTCTCTCTGTATCTGCAATCACTTCATAGCATTGCGGGGAATGCCAGATGGGTGGAGTTTACAACATAAGGCCAGCACAGATCTTGGCATGTTTCTCAAAAGTGAGTCCTCCACAATGACTTTCAAAAGGTTTCGATGTGATTGTcgatcttttttatttatttctgcataGTAACTCAATCCAGTCCTAGTGCCAAACTAGCTAAACTGTAAACAGAATTTTAAAGTAATGCTTTATTTTACCGCTGGACCTTGTGGATATATTGGAGTGTCTTCTGAACTTGGTGATTAAATTAGCTTGATTTAGATTCTATTAACCATTCAGCTTCTCCCCCTGGCCTCATCCTGCATCATAACAAAATGTACCTTGACATGGGTTGTCTCTCCATAGCTTTGTAAGGGAGGTCTCTATTTCCATGGCTGCTCCACTCCACTTGAACACCAGCCCAGAGGAAATGGGTGTACACGACTTTTCCATAGTCTCAATTTCGCTGTCGTTCAGTACCCGATCCCATatgtgcagctctgtgatgcTCCCTGAGAATGACTCATCCTTCTTAAAAGAACCCCCAAAGGTGTCCTGCTCCTGCCCGATAATAAAAAGACCATCACTGCCAATGCTGTCAGAAGTGTTTAAACCGTCACCCCTTGAGACCACAAGGCCATCAGCAAACAGTGCCCAACGTCCACCATTCTGGCTCCAAGACACGCACACTGAGTGCCAGGAGTCATTGCGGCCGAAGGATTTTTGGTATGGTCCATGAATGCCATGGACTAGCAGAGCCAGCTGAACAAGCTCGCCCTGGATCAGGTTTGCACGGAGCTGGAACTCATTAATATATGACTGAATGGAATAAGAGAAGATGGTGGAAATTCCAAAGAAATTTGGATCGAAGCGGAGAAGGGTGCAAACAGTCACTGAGCCCATGGATGGGAACTTGTGTAGGAGACGGGCATGCTTCCTGTCCGAGCGCCCGGTGAACTGCAGGATCAGGGTCTGGGGGGAGCCTTTCACcccaaacagagagaagaaagacacaTTACTACAGGGGGGAAATTTCCTGGCACAGCTCTAGGAAAAGATTTAACCAGATCATAAAATTGCACTTTGTGGTGCTATTTGTACcacaaatacttttttattcactATAGCTAAGTGTGCCGTATGGCAGCTTCATCAGTCCCATTTTATGTTCTTTTACCCTTTTGATCAGTgagtgacaaaaacaaggaaCCTACTACTAAGGAGGAACAGGTGCTATATAGTAATATCAAGTTTTCTAAATGGCACACGGAACCTACTTGTGAGATGTGTCGTGACTTTCCTGGCAATCCACACAGGCTGAGAGATGTTCAACGATTTTAAAAAGCTGGTCAATTCTTGGTTTTCTACTGGGTTGGAGACAGCGGCTAAGGCCCCTGAGCGCTGGTTGCATAGCTTCCCTGCACTGCTCCACTGCATACGATCAGGCACATACTCATAGTAGGAGTCATCATATGTCAGGCTTTTAGTTTCCAGTGTAAATGCTgtgtaacaaaaagaaaagaagaaacaagtgGAGGGATACACCAGAGAGCACTGGTAATCAATTGTGCTGAAATAGCAGACTTACATATCATATCTTGCTTCATGCTATTGCCTTACTGAAACCTGCTAAAATGTTCTAAAGGAAATTGAGGTTCTATATGTCTACTATATGCAAATATGCCACTGAACCATTGCAGAATAAGAGGATGCAACAAGATGATGTAATGAAAAGAGCACCATTCAAACCTCAAACCTTCAAATCTCAAACCATGTAGGAAACATGGTGGAAACATGGCATTGGCAGATTCACATTGGCAGATGTAATGTTTGTGCCTGTTGCCATGTTTGGTCTCATGAGTGGAGCAGAGCTTGAGTGATGACACTCAGTAAGCCTGTTACCTTTGCACGTTCATTGCAATCAAGTTTTATCTATGCGCCAATTTGTCCACCTGAGCAAAATATCAACCTTTCTCTTTTCCCAATTTTCAGCCTTTCCACTCAATTCATTGTGAAATTTaaaacatgcattaaaaaaaagggaacaccTGTGACAGGCAAATGATGGCTGCTTGTAAATTTGCAcctgtcacacaaacatacacacccacataaaaaattttactgttaaaaaaaaatctgatttagcAAACGTTTAGTTGCCAGGCTAGCTTAGCGACCGCTAAAGGAAAAAATGTGTACTTGACTGCACTACATGACAGCACATTGCATTCGGCTAGTTAGGTACCCAGTTATTGGTTGAGGATAGAGCTAATTACGTTACTTGCTGGGACAGGTAGACTAACTAAGTCAGCTAGTTAACAGTTAGCTAATGTTACTTGGTCTAAGTTAACCGCCATCTTGGTCTGACTGTCTTCAATGAAGTGATGTTTGAAGCTAACTTcaattggaaaataaacattaataaaagtTACTTACCCCAGATATAGCTGTGAAGAAAAACCTGAAACAGACGTTTAAGTTTAGTTCATGATTTAGAAGATATgctgcaacaaaacactgtcTTCTTTGTTACAGTAACAAGGCAATAACTGTTACACAGCAGGTGTCCTGATTAAGGGGAAATAAAAGGTATGGCCAAAGAAGGTCTGTTTCCTCCACAAAGTTAGGTAGGCCTCCTATGTTCAAGTAGTTCCAGCTATATTTTCGCGCTCTTGCGACAAATTTGGTatgttgaagttttttttgtttgtttgttttgttttttctttttaaatgtcatatcATGACATGATTCAGTTCGCCAGTGAGCAAGACTGTAGCTGCAAATAAGCAGTTGTATCTGGTGTGTTAATTTAAAACACGAACAAAACGTCCTGGCCATTAATTTTATTAATTTGACTCTCCGGCCAATCAAAAGCCAGTATCTAGACTAGGCAGAAAATAACAAACCCACACatgcccatttttttttttttttttcataaaaatgagTCACTAAAATGGAAACTAAGGGAATGAGGGCGTCTTACGCGATTCTAATAGTGGACTCCTGTTTGTTCTAAGATATCCCACACGAGTAAAACCAAACGTGAATAAACCACAAAGATTATACTTACAAGCAGTCCTAAATGTAGGAACAATAACCAGTGCatcctggggaaaaaaagaaaaacaattctcAATTAGCTGAGaattaaattcatttaatcTATACTTAAACTATCCTATCTTAAATTATTCCAGTATCAAAagcaaaacgtttttttttttttacc includes the following:
- the LOC119028967 gene encoding adhesion G-protein coupled receptor D2 isoform X1 — translated: MHWLLFLHLGLLVFLHSYIWAFTLETKSLTYDDSYYEYVPDRMQWSSAGKLCNQRSGALAAVSNPVENQELTSFLKSLNISQPVWIARKVTTHLTSSPQTLILQFTGRSDRKHARLLHKFPSMGSVTVCTLLRFDPNFFGISTIFSYSIQSYINEFQLRANLIQGELVQLALLVHGIHGPYQKSFGRNDSWHSVCVSWSQNGGRWALFADGLVVSRGDGLNTSDSIGSDGLFIIGQEQDTFGGSFKKDESFSGSITELHIWDRVLNDSEIETMEKSCTPISSGLVFKWSGAAMEIETSLTKLWRDNPCQGSSFLESILDGNSLQNQTISFELFHSPQSDEDCGIFDPVVGSWGLAKCDSSKGAVCQFKKEVLDVITLPKTPFFNRLSKNPLTKPELSVNTSWDRDLTLLQQLTQSVLHTLEAGGPNLLTASDVLYLTQMIEMDLPALASPLAARVDAAEVMVSIATNYVKMASLILEPHMATKWMGLSEDGVNVGPFTIVKSIDHLTETLADMLSAGRRGFTLSTKNIDVYIKWQKLSEENCHQVFKPFAVGSLTASSSGQDELLIPDTELQRIHTLGYKELMFIHTHFSRLSEIVSEAQEPPLSHQEKVKRILPGHLASAVISATIRDGSKAQTIPVAVEFTLSSSHVVEYSQRVTPVCAFWNFSLMHNHTNSWSSDGCKVTFAGSGVTSCLCNHTTNFAVLMNYLESKWSPEQELILTKLTFIGSGASLCALVVTLMLFTVLDIPKSDRTSIHKNLFIALICAQVILLCSGSAIHNKVACTLVAALLHLFFMAAFTWMLVEGLLLWSKVVAVNLSEDRHMKYYYLIGWGLPVLIVTITLASASGKYSADGYCWLSVQNGIIWGFAGPVIFIIMVNIMVLTRVVVITISTAKRRSIMLAMGTSPAEQAYEQIRAAVKAVLVLLPILGLTWLCGVLVPFSIVMAYIFILLNSLQGLFIFLIYGVYNTEVRSTVNRIKERRKALNFSNCASSRPSSSVTSSRPVSFPLGTTSNQEEEATSTYSNPGLGKEEERTRGQLSIPCVPERLDNPLSQTSKDTHLHRKEPPPSEVDTLPAGCSLHVPMELEFAASCFPRSPAPHKNCGLVYVD
- the LOC119028967 gene encoding adhesion G-protein coupled receptor D2 isoform X3 yields the protein MHWLLFLHLGLLVFLHSYIWAFTLETKSLTYDDSYYEYVPDRMQWSSAGKLCNQRSGALAAVSNPVENQELTSFLKSLNISQPVWIARKVTTHLTSSPQTLILQFTGRSDRKHARLLHKFPSMGSVTVCTLLRFDPNFFGISTIFSYSIQSYINEFQLRANLIQGELVQLALLVHGIHGPYQKSFGRNDSWHSVCVSWSQNGGRWALFADGLVVSRGDGLNTSDSIGSDGLFIIGQEQDTFGGSFKKDESFSGSITELHIWDRVLNDSEIETMEKSCTPISSGLVFKWSGAAMEIETSLTKLWRDNPCQGSSFLESILDGNSLQNQTISFELFHSPQSDEDCGIFDPVVGSWGLAKCDSSKGAVCQFKKEVLDVITLPKTPFFNRLSKNPLTKPELSVNTSWDRDLTLLQQLTQSVLHTLEAGGPNLLTASDVLYLTQMIEMDLPALASPLAARVDAAEVMVSIATNYVKMASLILEPHMATKWMGLSEDGVNVGPFTIVKSIDHLTETLADMLSAGRRGFTLSTKNIDVYIKWQKLSEENCHQVFKPFAVGSLTASSSGQDELLIPDTELQRIHTLGYKELMFIHTHFSRLSEIVSEAQEPPLSHQEKVKRILPGHLASAVISATIRDGSKAQTIPVAVEFTLSSSHVVEYSQRVTPVCAFWNFSLMHNHTNSWSSDGCKVTFAGSGVTSCLCNHTTNFAVLMNYLESKWSPEQELILTKLTFIGSGASLCALVVTLMLFTVLDIPKSDRTSIHKNLFIALICAQVILLCSGSAIHNKVACTLVAALLHLFFMAAFTWMLVEGLLLWSKVVAVNLSEDRHMKYYYLIGWGLPVLIVTITLASASGKYSADGYCWLSVQNGIIWGFAGPVIFIIMVNIMVLTRVVVITISTAKRRSIMLAMGTSPAEQAYEQIRAAVKAVLVLLPILGLTWLCGVLVPFSIVMAYIFILLNSLQI